The proteins below come from a single Lasioglossum baleicum chromosome 20, iyLasBale1, whole genome shotgun sequence genomic window:
- the Pmca gene encoding plasma membrane calcium-transporting ATPase 3 isoform X8: MATIDGRPAQYGVTLKQLRELMELRGREGVNKLNSYGGVQEICKKLYTSPSEGLSGSAADIQHRRDTFGSNLIPPKPPKTFLQLVWEALQDVTLIILEVAALVSLGLSFYHPADEDESTGPSMEEDEAKYGWIEGLAILISVIVVVIVTAFNDYSKERQFRGLQSRIEGEHKFSVIRQGEVKQVAVSDIVVGDICQIKYGDLLPADGVLIQSNDLKVDESSLTGESDHVKKGESFDPMVLSGTHVMEGSGKMLVTAVGVNSQAGIIFTLLGAAVDHQEQEIKKMKKEAKKQRKKKSLTGDEAGEITGNSHVSSGGKAESGEHQQGDGGGGGGGGGEGKKEKSVLQAKLTKLAIQIGYAGSTIAVLTVLILVIQFCVTTFVIEGKPWKNTYAGDLVRHLIIGVTVLVVAVPEGLPLAVTLSLAYSVKKMMKDNNLVRHLDACETMGNATAICSDKTGTLTTNRMTVVHSYICEKMAKSAPKFSDIPNHVGNLIIQAISINSAYTSRIMPSQDPTELPLQVGNKTECALLGFVVALGMNYQTIRDDQPEETFTRVYTFNSVRKSMSTVVPRKGGGYRLFTKGASEMIMKKCAFIYGREGHLEKFTKEMQERLTKNVIEPMACDGLRTISIAYRDFVPGKAEINQVHVDNEPNWDDEENIVNNLTCLCVVGIEDPVRPEVPDAIRKCQKAGITVRMVTGDNINTARSIALKCGIFKPNEDFLILEGKEFNRRIRDTNGEVQQHLLDKVWPKLRVLARSSPTDKYTLVKGIIDSTSSVSREVVAVTGDGTNDGPALKKADVGFAMGIAGTDVAKEASDIILTDDNFSSIVKAVMWGRNVYDSIAKFLQFQLTVNVVAVIVAFIGACAVQDSPLKAVQMLWVNLIMDTLASLALATEMPTNDLLLRRPYGRTKPLISRTMMKNILGQAIYQLTVIFMLLFVGDKMLDIETGRGVAQAGGGPTQHFTVIFNTFVMMTLFNEFNARKIHGQRNVFQGIFTNPIFYSIWILTCLSQVVIIQYGKMAFSTKALTLEQWMWCLFFGVGTLLWGQVVTTIPTRKIPKILSSA; this comes from the exons ATGGCAACAATAGACGGCCGACCGGCCCAATATGGTGTCACTCTCAAGCAACTTCGCGAGCTCATGGAGCTCCGGGGACGCGAAGGTGTCAATAAACTCAATAGCTACGGTGGTGTGCAGGAGATTTGTAAAAAGCTATATACTTCACCCAGTGAAG GTCTCAGTGGATCAGCGGCGGATATCCAACATAGACGAGACACATTTGGTTCGAATCTAATACCTCCAAAACCACCAAAAACGTTTCTACAACTAGTGTGGGAGGCTTTGCAAGATGTTACGTTAATCATCTTGGAAGTAGCAGCATTGGTTTCGTTAGGTCTTAGCTTTTATCACCCAGCAGATGAAGACGAATCGACGGGAC CTTCGATGGAAGAAGACGAGGCGAAGTATGGCTGGATCGAAGGACTCGCTATATTGATTTCTGTGATCGTGGTGGTAATAGTAACAGCTTTCAATGATTATTCTAAGGAAAGACAATTTAGAGGCCTCCAAAGTCGAATAGAAGGGGAACACAAATTCTCTGTTATTCGACAAGGGGAGGTCAAACAGGTAGCTGTGTCTGATATTGTTGTCGGCGACATATGTCAG ATAAAGTATGGAGACCTGCTGCCAGCGGACGGTGTCCTTATACAGAGCAACGATCTGAAAGTGGACGAGTCCAGTTTAACCGGAGAGTCAGACCATGTAAAGAAAGGGGAATCGTTCGATCCCATGGTACTCTCGG GTACTCACGTGATGGAGGGCTCCGGAAAAATGTTAGTAACCGCGGTAGGCGTTAACTCGCAGGCTGGAATTATCTTTACGTTGTTGGGTGCTGCCGTTGATCACCAAGAGCAAGAAATCAAGAAAATGAAGAAAG AGGCTAAGAAGCAGCGGAAGAAGAAGTCATTAACAG GGGACGAAGCTGGTGAGATCACTGGAAACAGCCATGTAAGCAGCGGAGGTAAAGCGGAGTCCGGAGAGCATCAACAAGGTgacggcggcggtggcggcggcggtggtggaGAAGGGAAGAAAGAGAAGAGTGTTCTCCAAGCCAAGCTAACTAAACTCGCCATACAAATCGGTTACGCCGGCTCGACCATAGCAGTGCTTACCGTTCTCATTCTAGTCATTCAGTTCTGCGTAACGACGTTCGTTATAGAGGGGAAACCTTGGAAGAATACGTACGCCGGTGATCTGGTGCGGCATTTGATCATCGGTGTAACGGTACTGGTAGTCGCCGTTCCCGAAGGTCTTCCTCTAGCAGTCACGTTGTCTCTCGCTTATTCCGTTAAG AAAATGATGAAAGACAACAACCTGGTACGTCACTTGGACGCTTGCGAAACGATGGGCAACGCAACGGCAATCTGTTCGGACAAGACTGGTACCCTGACAACCAACCGGATGACCGTCGTTCACTCGTACATATGCGAGAAGATGGCCAAGTCGGCCCCCAAGTTCTCGGACATTCCGAACCACGTCGGCAACCTAATCATTCAGGCGATCTCCATAAATTCAGCGTACACATCCAGAATAATGCCCTCGCAAGACCCTACAGAGTTGCCGCTTCAGGTCGGCAATAAAACCGAATGTGCCTTACTTGGATTCGTAGTAGCCCTGGGCATGAACTATCAAACGATACGGGACGATCAACCGGAGGAAACCTTCACGCGGGTCTACACGTTCAATAGCGTTAGGAAGAGCATGTCCACCGTCGTACCGAGGAAAGGCGGTGGATACAGGCTCTTCACCAAGGGCGCTTCCGAGATGATCATGAAGAA ATGTGCCTTTATATATGGTCGCGAAGGTCATTTGGAGAAATTTACCAAAGAGATGCAGGAACGTCTGACAAAGAACGTAATCGAACCAATGGCGTGCGACGGGCTTCGTACCATCTCCATTGCTTATCGCGACTTCGTTCCTGGCAAGGCAGAGATCAATCAGGTTCACGTGGACAACGAGCCGAATTGGGACGACGAGGAGAACATAGTGAACAATCTGACGTGTCTGTGCGTCGTCGGTATCGAGGATCCGGTGAGGCCGGAGGTGCCCGACGCGATCCGGAAGTGTCAGAAGGCCGGCATCACCGTCCGTATGGTGACGGGCGACAATATAAACACGGCGCGATCGATAGCACTGAAATGCGGAATCTTCAAGCCGAACGAAGACTTCCTAATCCTCGAGGGTAAGGAGTTCAACAGGAGGATCCGTGACACGAACGGCGAGGTGCAGCAACACCTGTTGGACAAGGTGTGGCCGAAGCTGAGGGTACTGGCCAGGTCTTCGCCCACGGACAAGTACACTCTTGTCAAGGGTATCATCGACAGCACATCGAGCGTGAGCCGCGAGGTGGTCGCTGTGACCGGCGACGGAACAAACGACGGTCCCGCGTTGAAGAAGGCGGACGTCGGGTTCGCGATGGGCATCGCCGGTACCGACGTTGCCAAGGAGGCTTCCGATATCATTCTAACGGACGATAATTTCTCCTCGATCGTGAAGGCGGTTATGTGGGGTAGAAACGTCTACGATAGTATAGCCAAGTTCTTGCAGTTTCAGCTGACGGTAAACGTCGTCGCTGTTATAGTTGCTTTTATCGGGGCGTGTGCCGTGCAAGATTCCCCCCTTAAAGCGGTGCAGATGTTGTGGGTGAACCTAATCATGGACACGTTAGCATCCCTCGCACTCGCCACCGAAATGCCTACGAACGATCTCCTTCTTCGCAGACCATACGGTCGCACGAAACCGCTCATCTCCAGGACAATGATGAAGAACATCCTTGGTCAAGCCATCTATCAGCTGACCGTTATTTTTATGCTTCTTTTCGTTG GTGATAAGATGCTAGACATCGAAACTGGCCGAGGGGTGGCGCAGGCTGGCGGTGGTCCAACGCAACACTTCACCGTCATCTTCAACACGTTCGTCATGATGACTCTGTTCAACGAATTCAACGCCAGGAAAATCCATGGTCAGCGTAATGTCTTCCAAGGAATATTCACCAACCCCATCTTTTATTCTATCTGGATTCTCACGTGTCTATCGCAG GTAGTTATCATACAGTATGGTAAAATGGCGTTCAGCACGAAAGCTCTCACTTTAGAACAATGGATGTGGTGCCTGTTCTTCGGAGTCGGTACTCTATTGTGGGGCCAAGTAGTTACGACTATTCCTACGCGCAAGATTCCTAAAATCCTTTC
- the Pmca gene encoding plasma membrane calcium-transporting ATPase 3 isoform X9 produces the protein MATIDGRPAQYGVTLKQLRELMELRGREGVNKLNSYGGVQEICKKLYTSPSEGLSGSAADIQHRRDTFGSNLIPPKPPKTFLQLVWEALQDVTLIILEVAALVSLGLSFYHPADEDESTGPSMEEDEAKYGWIEGLAILISVIVVVIVTAFNDYSKERQFRGLQSRIEGEHKFSVIRQGEVKQVAVSDIVVGDICQIKYGDLLPADGVLIQSNDLKVDESSLTGESDHVKKGESFDPMVLSGTHVMEGSGKMLVTAVGVNSQAGIIFTLLGAAVDHQEQEIKKMKKEAKKQRKKKSLTGDEAGEITGNSHVSSGGKAESGEHQQGDGGGGGGGGGEGKKEKSVLQAKLTKLAIQIGYAGSTIAVLTVLILVIQFCVTTFVIEGKPWKNTYAGDLVRHLIIGVTVLVVAVPEGLPLAVTLSLAYSVKKMMKDNNLVRHLDACETMGNATAICSDKTGTLTTNRMTVVHSYICEKMAKSAPKFSDIPNHVGNLIIQAISINSAYTSRIMPSQDPTELPLQVGNKTECALLGFVVALGMNYQTIRDDQPEETFTRVYTFNSVRKSMSTVVPRKGGGYRLFTKGASEMIMKKCAFIYGREGHLEKFTKEMQERLTKNVIEPMACDGLRTISIAYRDFVPGKAEINQVHVDNEPNWDDEENIVNNLTCLCVVGIEDPVRPEVPDAIRKCQKAGITVRMVTGDNINTARSIALKCGIFKPNEDFLILEGKEFNRRIRDTNGEVQQHLLDKVWPKLRVLARSSPTDKYTLVKGIIDSTSSVSREVVAVTGDGTNDGPALKKADVGFAMGIAGTDVAKEASDIILTDDNFSSIVKAVMWGRNVYDSIAKFLQFQLTVNVVAVIVAFIGACAVQDSPLKAVQMLWVNLIMDTLASLALATEMPTNDLLLRRPYGRTKPLISRTMMKNILGQAIYQLTVIFMLLFVGDKMLDIETGRGVAQAGGGPTQHFTVIFNTFVMMTLFNEFNARKIHGQRNVFQGIFTNPIFYSIWILTCLSQVVIIQYGKMAFSTKALTLEQWMWCLFFGVGTLLWGQVVTTIPTRKIPKILS, from the exons ATGGCAACAATAGACGGCCGACCGGCCCAATATGGTGTCACTCTCAAGCAACTTCGCGAGCTCATGGAGCTCCGGGGACGCGAAGGTGTCAATAAACTCAATAGCTACGGTGGTGTGCAGGAGATTTGTAAAAAGCTATATACTTCACCCAGTGAAG GTCTCAGTGGATCAGCGGCGGATATCCAACATAGACGAGACACATTTGGTTCGAATCTAATACCTCCAAAACCACCAAAAACGTTTCTACAACTAGTGTGGGAGGCTTTGCAAGATGTTACGTTAATCATCTTGGAAGTAGCAGCATTGGTTTCGTTAGGTCTTAGCTTTTATCACCCAGCAGATGAAGACGAATCGACGGGAC CTTCGATGGAAGAAGACGAGGCGAAGTATGGCTGGATCGAAGGACTCGCTATATTGATTTCTGTGATCGTGGTGGTAATAGTAACAGCTTTCAATGATTATTCTAAGGAAAGACAATTTAGAGGCCTCCAAAGTCGAATAGAAGGGGAACACAAATTCTCTGTTATTCGACAAGGGGAGGTCAAACAGGTAGCTGTGTCTGATATTGTTGTCGGCGACATATGTCAG ATAAAGTATGGAGACCTGCTGCCAGCGGACGGTGTCCTTATACAGAGCAACGATCTGAAAGTGGACGAGTCCAGTTTAACCGGAGAGTCAGACCATGTAAAGAAAGGGGAATCGTTCGATCCCATGGTACTCTCGG GTACTCACGTGATGGAGGGCTCCGGAAAAATGTTAGTAACCGCGGTAGGCGTTAACTCGCAGGCTGGAATTATCTTTACGTTGTTGGGTGCTGCCGTTGATCACCAAGAGCAAGAAATCAAGAAAATGAAGAAAG AGGCTAAGAAGCAGCGGAAGAAGAAGTCATTAACAG GGGACGAAGCTGGTGAGATCACTGGAAACAGCCATGTAAGCAGCGGAGGTAAAGCGGAGTCCGGAGAGCATCAACAAGGTgacggcggcggtggcggcggcggtggtggaGAAGGGAAGAAAGAGAAGAGTGTTCTCCAAGCCAAGCTAACTAAACTCGCCATACAAATCGGTTACGCCGGCTCGACCATAGCAGTGCTTACCGTTCTCATTCTAGTCATTCAGTTCTGCGTAACGACGTTCGTTATAGAGGGGAAACCTTGGAAGAATACGTACGCCGGTGATCTGGTGCGGCATTTGATCATCGGTGTAACGGTACTGGTAGTCGCCGTTCCCGAAGGTCTTCCTCTAGCAGTCACGTTGTCTCTCGCTTATTCCGTTAAG AAAATGATGAAAGACAACAACCTGGTACGTCACTTGGACGCTTGCGAAACGATGGGCAACGCAACGGCAATCTGTTCGGACAAGACTGGTACCCTGACAACCAACCGGATGACCGTCGTTCACTCGTACATATGCGAGAAGATGGCCAAGTCGGCCCCCAAGTTCTCGGACATTCCGAACCACGTCGGCAACCTAATCATTCAGGCGATCTCCATAAATTCAGCGTACACATCCAGAATAATGCCCTCGCAAGACCCTACAGAGTTGCCGCTTCAGGTCGGCAATAAAACCGAATGTGCCTTACTTGGATTCGTAGTAGCCCTGGGCATGAACTATCAAACGATACGGGACGATCAACCGGAGGAAACCTTCACGCGGGTCTACACGTTCAATAGCGTTAGGAAGAGCATGTCCACCGTCGTACCGAGGAAAGGCGGTGGATACAGGCTCTTCACCAAGGGCGCTTCCGAGATGATCATGAAGAA ATGTGCCTTTATATATGGTCGCGAAGGTCATTTGGAGAAATTTACCAAAGAGATGCAGGAACGTCTGACAAAGAACGTAATCGAACCAATGGCGTGCGACGGGCTTCGTACCATCTCCATTGCTTATCGCGACTTCGTTCCTGGCAAGGCAGAGATCAATCAGGTTCACGTGGACAACGAGCCGAATTGGGACGACGAGGAGAACATAGTGAACAATCTGACGTGTCTGTGCGTCGTCGGTATCGAGGATCCGGTGAGGCCGGAGGTGCCCGACGCGATCCGGAAGTGTCAGAAGGCCGGCATCACCGTCCGTATGGTGACGGGCGACAATATAAACACGGCGCGATCGATAGCACTGAAATGCGGAATCTTCAAGCCGAACGAAGACTTCCTAATCCTCGAGGGTAAGGAGTTCAACAGGAGGATCCGTGACACGAACGGCGAGGTGCAGCAACACCTGTTGGACAAGGTGTGGCCGAAGCTGAGGGTACTGGCCAGGTCTTCGCCCACGGACAAGTACACTCTTGTCAAGGGTATCATCGACAGCACATCGAGCGTGAGCCGCGAGGTGGTCGCTGTGACCGGCGACGGAACAAACGACGGTCCCGCGTTGAAGAAGGCGGACGTCGGGTTCGCGATGGGCATCGCCGGTACCGACGTTGCCAAGGAGGCTTCCGATATCATTCTAACGGACGATAATTTCTCCTCGATCGTGAAGGCGGTTATGTGGGGTAGAAACGTCTACGATAGTATAGCCAAGTTCTTGCAGTTTCAGCTGACGGTAAACGTCGTCGCTGTTATAGTTGCTTTTATCGGGGCGTGTGCCGTGCAAGATTCCCCCCTTAAAGCGGTGCAGATGTTGTGGGTGAACCTAATCATGGACACGTTAGCATCCCTCGCACTCGCCACCGAAATGCCTACGAACGATCTCCTTCTTCGCAGACCATACGGTCGCACGAAACCGCTCATCTCCAGGACAATGATGAAGAACATCCTTGGTCAAGCCATCTATCAGCTGACCGTTATTTTTATGCTTCTTTTCGTTG GTGATAAGATGCTAGACATCGAAACTGGCCGAGGGGTGGCGCAGGCTGGCGGTGGTCCAACGCAACACTTCACCGTCATCTTCAACACGTTCGTCATGATGACTCTGTTCAACGAATTCAACGCCAGGAAAATCCATGGTCAGCGTAATGTCTTCCAAGGAATATTCACCAACCCCATCTTTTATTCTATCTGGATTCTCACGTGTCTATCGCAG GTAGTTATCATACAGTATGGTAAAATGGCGTTCAGCACGAAAGCTCTCACTTTAGAACAATGGATGTGGTGCCTGTTCTTCGGAGTCGGTACTCTATTGTGGGGCCAAGTAGTTACGACTATTCCTACGCGCAAGATTCCTAAAATCCTTTC
- the Pmca gene encoding plasma membrane calcium-transporting ATPase 3 isoform X6, which yields MATIDGRPAQYGVTLKQLRELMELRGREGVNKLNSYGGVQEICKKLYTSPSEGLSGSAADIQHRRDTFGSNLIPPKPPKTFLQLVWEALQDVTLIILEVAALVSLGLSFYHPADEDESTGPSMEEDEAKYGWIEGLAILISVIVVVIVTAFNDYSKERQFRGLQSRIEGEHKFSVIRQGEVKQVAVSDIVVGDICQIKYGDLLPADGVLIQSNDLKVDESSLTGESDHVKKGESFDPMVLSGTHVMEGSGKMLVTAVGVNSQAGIIFTLLGAAVDHQEQEIKKMKKEAKKQRKKKSLTGDEAGEITGNSHVSSGGKAESGEHQQGDGGGGGGGGGEGKKEKSVLQAKLTKLAIQIGYAGSTIAVLTVLILVIQFCVTTFVIEGKPWKNTYAGDLVRHLIIGVTVLVVAVPEGLPLAVTLSLAYSVKKMMKDNNLVRHLDACETMGNATAICSDKTGTLTTNRMTVVHSYICEKMAKSAPKFSDIPNHVGNLIIQAISINSAYTSRIMPSQDPTELPLQVGNKTECALLGFVVALGMNYQTIRDDQPEETFTRVYTFNSVRKSMSTVVPRKGGGYRLFTKGASEMIMKKCAFIYGREGHLEKFTKEMQERLTKNVIEPMACDGLRTISIAYRDFVPGKAEINQVHVDNEPNWDDEENIVNNLTCLCVVGIEDPVRPEVPDAIRKCQKAGITVRMVTGDNINTARSIALKCGIFKPNEDFLILEGKEFNRRIRDTNGEVQQHLLDKVWPKLRVLARSSPTDKYTLVKGIIDSTSSVSREVVAVTGDGTNDGPALKKADVGFAMGIAGTDVAKEASDIILTDDNFSSIVKAVMWGRNVYDSIAKFLQFQLTVNVVAVIVAFIGACAVQDSPLKAVQMLWVNLIMDTLASLALATEMPTNDLLLRRPYGRTKPLISRTMMKNILGQAIYQLTVIFMLLFVGDKMLDIETGRGVAQAGGGPTQHFTVIFNTFVMMTLFNEFNARKIHGQRNVFQGIFTNPIFYSIWILTCLSQVVIIQYGKMAFSTKALTLEQWMWCLFFGVGTLLWGQVVTTIPTRKIPKILSWGRGQPDDIGAINLGDEKFDPDSDKKPRKGQILWLRGLTRLQTQIRVVNAFRQGLDARYTSEHSSTPLAEVLRKQSSLNKRLSQTSSIEYADNNPDELTIPEIDIERLSSHSHTETAV from the exons ATGGCAACAATAGACGGCCGACCGGCCCAATATGGTGTCACTCTCAAGCAACTTCGCGAGCTCATGGAGCTCCGGGGACGCGAAGGTGTCAATAAACTCAATAGCTACGGTGGTGTGCAGGAGATTTGTAAAAAGCTATATACTTCACCCAGTGAAG GTCTCAGTGGATCAGCGGCGGATATCCAACATAGACGAGACACATTTGGTTCGAATCTAATACCTCCAAAACCACCAAAAACGTTTCTACAACTAGTGTGGGAGGCTTTGCAAGATGTTACGTTAATCATCTTGGAAGTAGCAGCATTGGTTTCGTTAGGTCTTAGCTTTTATCACCCAGCAGATGAAGACGAATCGACGGGAC CTTCGATGGAAGAAGACGAGGCGAAGTATGGCTGGATCGAAGGACTCGCTATATTGATTTCTGTGATCGTGGTGGTAATAGTAACAGCTTTCAATGATTATTCTAAGGAAAGACAATTTAGAGGCCTCCAAAGTCGAATAGAAGGGGAACACAAATTCTCTGTTATTCGACAAGGGGAGGTCAAACAGGTAGCTGTGTCTGATATTGTTGTCGGCGACATATGTCAG ATAAAGTATGGAGACCTGCTGCCAGCGGACGGTGTCCTTATACAGAGCAACGATCTGAAAGTGGACGAGTCCAGTTTAACCGGAGAGTCAGACCATGTAAAGAAAGGGGAATCGTTCGATCCCATGGTACTCTCGG GTACTCACGTGATGGAGGGCTCCGGAAAAATGTTAGTAACCGCGGTAGGCGTTAACTCGCAGGCTGGAATTATCTTTACGTTGTTGGGTGCTGCCGTTGATCACCAAGAGCAAGAAATCAAGAAAATGAAGAAAG AGGCTAAGAAGCAGCGGAAGAAGAAGTCATTAACAG GGGACGAAGCTGGTGAGATCACTGGAAACAGCCATGTAAGCAGCGGAGGTAAAGCGGAGTCCGGAGAGCATCAACAAGGTgacggcggcggtggcggcggcggtggtggaGAAGGGAAGAAAGAGAAGAGTGTTCTCCAAGCCAAGCTAACTAAACTCGCCATACAAATCGGTTACGCCGGCTCGACCATAGCAGTGCTTACCGTTCTCATTCTAGTCATTCAGTTCTGCGTAACGACGTTCGTTATAGAGGGGAAACCTTGGAAGAATACGTACGCCGGTGATCTGGTGCGGCATTTGATCATCGGTGTAACGGTACTGGTAGTCGCCGTTCCCGAAGGTCTTCCTCTAGCAGTCACGTTGTCTCTCGCTTATTCCGTTAAG AAAATGATGAAAGACAACAACCTGGTACGTCACTTGGACGCTTGCGAAACGATGGGCAACGCAACGGCAATCTGTTCGGACAAGACTGGTACCCTGACAACCAACCGGATGACCGTCGTTCACTCGTACATATGCGAGAAGATGGCCAAGTCGGCCCCCAAGTTCTCGGACATTCCGAACCACGTCGGCAACCTAATCATTCAGGCGATCTCCATAAATTCAGCGTACACATCCAGAATAATGCCCTCGCAAGACCCTACAGAGTTGCCGCTTCAGGTCGGCAATAAAACCGAATGTGCCTTACTTGGATTCGTAGTAGCCCTGGGCATGAACTATCAAACGATACGGGACGATCAACCGGAGGAAACCTTCACGCGGGTCTACACGTTCAATAGCGTTAGGAAGAGCATGTCCACCGTCGTACCGAGGAAAGGCGGTGGATACAGGCTCTTCACCAAGGGCGCTTCCGAGATGATCATGAAGAA ATGTGCCTTTATATATGGTCGCGAAGGTCATTTGGAGAAATTTACCAAAGAGATGCAGGAACGTCTGACAAAGAACGTAATCGAACCAATGGCGTGCGACGGGCTTCGTACCATCTCCATTGCTTATCGCGACTTCGTTCCTGGCAAGGCAGAGATCAATCAGGTTCACGTGGACAACGAGCCGAATTGGGACGACGAGGAGAACATAGTGAACAATCTGACGTGTCTGTGCGTCGTCGGTATCGAGGATCCGGTGAGGCCGGAGGTGCCCGACGCGATCCGGAAGTGTCAGAAGGCCGGCATCACCGTCCGTATGGTGACGGGCGACAATATAAACACGGCGCGATCGATAGCACTGAAATGCGGAATCTTCAAGCCGAACGAAGACTTCCTAATCCTCGAGGGTAAGGAGTTCAACAGGAGGATCCGTGACACGAACGGCGAGGTGCAGCAACACCTGTTGGACAAGGTGTGGCCGAAGCTGAGGGTACTGGCCAGGTCTTCGCCCACGGACAAGTACACTCTTGTCAAGGGTATCATCGACAGCACATCGAGCGTGAGCCGCGAGGTGGTCGCTGTGACCGGCGACGGAACAAACGACGGTCCCGCGTTGAAGAAGGCGGACGTCGGGTTCGCGATGGGCATCGCCGGTACCGACGTTGCCAAGGAGGCTTCCGATATCATTCTAACGGACGATAATTTCTCCTCGATCGTGAAGGCGGTTATGTGGGGTAGAAACGTCTACGATAGTATAGCCAAGTTCTTGCAGTTTCAGCTGACGGTAAACGTCGTCGCTGTTATAGTTGCTTTTATCGGGGCGTGTGCCGTGCAAGATTCCCCCCTTAAAGCGGTGCAGATGTTGTGGGTGAACCTAATCATGGACACGTTAGCATCCCTCGCACTCGCCACCGAAATGCCTACGAACGATCTCCTTCTTCGCAGACCATACGGTCGCACGAAACCGCTCATCTCCAGGACAATGATGAAGAACATCCTTGGTCAAGCCATCTATCAGCTGACCGTTATTTTTATGCTTCTTTTCGTTG GTGATAAGATGCTAGACATCGAAACTGGCCGAGGGGTGGCGCAGGCTGGCGGTGGTCCAACGCAACACTTCACCGTCATCTTCAACACGTTCGTCATGATGACTCTGTTCAACGAATTCAACGCCAGGAAAATCCATGGTCAGCGTAATGTCTTCCAAGGAATATTCACCAACCCCATCTTTTATTCTATCTGGATTCTCACGTGTCTATCGCAG GTAGTTATCATACAGTATGGTAAAATGGCGTTCAGCACGAAAGCTCTCACTTTAGAACAATGGATGTGGTGCCTGTTCTTCGGAGTCGGTACTCTATTGTGGGGCCAAGTAGTTACGACTATTCCTACGCGCAAGATTCCTAAAATCCTTTC aTGGGGCCGCGGCCAGCCGGATGATATCGGTGCGATCAATCTCGGAGATGAGAAATTCGACCCTGACTCGGATAAAAAGCCGCGCAAAGGACAAATTCTATGGCTCCGTGGTCTAACACGACTACAGACACAG